In Populus trichocarpa isolate Nisqually-1 chromosome 16, P.trichocarpa_v4.1, whole genome shotgun sequence, a genomic segment contains:
- the LOC7486507 gene encoding aspartic proteinase 36 isoform X1, whose translation MRGLWPPFFITILLLLLLLFMSVSVVYCASLLQLERAFPLNNHGLELSQLRARDRLRHARLLQGFVGGVVDFSVQGSPDPYLVGVTGASEPLLYFTKVKLGSPPREFNVQIDTGSDVLWVCCNSCNNCPRTSGLGIQLNFFDSSSSSTAGLVHCSDPICTSAVQTTVTQCSPQTNQCSYTFQYEDGSGTSGYYVSDTLYFDAILGESLVVNSSALIVFGCSTFQSGDLTMTDKAVDGIFGFGQGELSVISQLSTHGITPRVFSHCLKGEGIGGGILVLGEILEPGMVYSPLVPSQPHYNLNLQSIAVNGKLLPIDPSVFATSNSQGTIVDSGTTLAYLVAEAYDPFVSAVNVIVSPSVTPIISKGNQCYLVSTSVSQMFPLASFNFAGGASMVLKPEDYLIPFGPSQGGSVMWCIGFQKVQGVTILGDLVLKDKIFVYDLVRQRIGWANYDCSLSVNVSVTSSKDFINAGQLSVSSSSRDIMLFELLPLTVMVLTMHILLLEFKFL comes from the exons ATGCGGGGTTTATGGCCCCCTTTCTTCATCACtatactactactactactattattattcatGTCTGTGTCGGTGGTTTACTGCGCTAGTCTTCTCCAACTGGAGAGGGCTTTTCCTTTAAACAACCACGGTCTTGAACTCTCCCAACTTAGAGCTCGAGACCGACTCAGACATGCCCGTCTTTTACAAGGCTTTGTTGGTGGCGTTGTCGACTTCTCTGTTCAAGGTTCCCCCGATCCTTACCTCGTCGG GGTCACCGGAGCTTCAGAGCCCTT ACTTTATTTTACAAAAGTGAAATTGGGCTCTCCTCCTAGAGAATTCAATGTGCAGATTGATACCGGAAGTGATGTCTTGTGGGTCTGCTGCAATTCCTGCAATAATTGCCCACGTACTAGTGGCCTTGGA ATTCAGCTCAATTTCTTTGATTCCAGCAGCTCATCAACTGCAGGGCTGGTCCACTGTTCAGACCCAATCTGTACTTCAGCAGTTCAAACCACAGTAACTCAATGCTCTCCTCAGACTAATCAATGCAGTTACACATTCCAATATGAAGATGGAAGTGGGACATCAGGCTATTATGTGTCCGATACACTTTATTTTGATGCTATTTTGGGGGAGTCATTAGTCGTTAACTCTTCAGCTCTCATTGTCTTTGG GTGCAGTACCTTCCAGTCTGGGGACTTGACTATGACCGATAAAGCAGTTGATGGGATTTTTGGATTTGGCCAGGGGGAACTCTCTGTTATATCACAATTGTCAACCCACGGGATAACACCCAGAGTGTTCTCTCATTGCTTGAAAGGAGAGGGCATTGGAGGTGGTATACTGGTTCTTGGTGAGATTCTGGAGCCAGGCATGGTTTATAGTCCACTTGTCCCATCACA GCCTCATTATAATTTAAATCTACAAAGCATTGCTGTTAATGGGAAATTGTTGCCAATTGATCCATCAGTGTTTGCAACATCGAATAGCCAAGGAACAATTGTTGACTCTGGAACAACTTTGGCGTACCTTGTGGCAGAAGCTTATGATCCTTTTGTTAGTGCT GTGAATGTCATTGTCTCGCCATCTGTTACACCTATAATATCTAAAGGAAACCAATGTTATCTTGTCTCAACCAG TGTATCTCAGATGTTTCCCCTGGCCAGTTTTAACTTTGCTGGGGGTGCATCTATGGTGTTAAAACCTGAAGACTACCTTATACCTTTTGGTCCCAGT CAGGGTGGTTCTGTGATGTGGTGCATTGGTTTTCAGAAAGTTCAAGGAGTAACTATCTTAGGAG ATCTTGTTCTGAAAGATAAGATTTTTGTATATGATTTAGTACGACAACGGATTGGTTGGGCTAACTATGACT GCTCCTTATCTGTAAATGTTTCTGTAACTTCTAGTAAGGACTTCATCAATGCAGGACAGCTGAGTGTGAGCAGCTCATCAAGGGACATCATGCTCTTTGAGCTGCTGCCTCTGACCGTTATGGTTCTCACAATGCACATATTATTGTTGGAGTTCAAATTTTTGTGA
- the LOC7486507 gene encoding aspartic proteinase 36 isoform X2 has product MRGLWPPFFITILLLLLLLFMSVSVVYCASLLQLERAFPLNNHGLELSQLRARDRLRHARLLQGFVGGVVDFSVQGSPDPYLVGVTGASEPLLYFTKVKLGSPPREFNVQIDTGSDVLWVCCNSCNNCPRTSGLGIQLNFFDSSSSSTAGLVHCSDPICTSAVQTTVTQCSPQTNQCSYTFQYEDGSGTSGYYVSDTLYFDAILGESLVVNSSALIVFGCSTFQSGDLTMTDKAVDGIFGFGQGELSVISQLSTHGITPRVFSHCLKGEGIGGGILVLGEILEPGMVYSPLVPSQPHYNLNLQSIAVNGKLLPIDPSVFATSNSQGTIVDSGTTLAYLVAEAYDPFVSAVNVIVSPSVTPIISKGNQCYLVSTSVSQMFPLASFNFAGGASMVLKPEDYLIPFGPSGGSVMWCIGFQKVQGVTILGDLVLKDKIFVYDLVRQRIGWANYDCSLSVNVSVTSSKDFINAGQLSVSSSSRDIMLFELLPLTVMVLTMHILLLEFKFL; this is encoded by the exons ATGCGGGGTTTATGGCCCCCTTTCTTCATCACtatactactactactactattattattcatGTCTGTGTCGGTGGTTTACTGCGCTAGTCTTCTCCAACTGGAGAGGGCTTTTCCTTTAAACAACCACGGTCTTGAACTCTCCCAACTTAGAGCTCGAGACCGACTCAGACATGCCCGTCTTTTACAAGGCTTTGTTGGTGGCGTTGTCGACTTCTCTGTTCAAGGTTCCCCCGATCCTTACCTCGTCGG GGTCACCGGAGCTTCAGAGCCCTT ACTTTATTTTACAAAAGTGAAATTGGGCTCTCCTCCTAGAGAATTCAATGTGCAGATTGATACCGGAAGTGATGTCTTGTGGGTCTGCTGCAATTCCTGCAATAATTGCCCACGTACTAGTGGCCTTGGA ATTCAGCTCAATTTCTTTGATTCCAGCAGCTCATCAACTGCAGGGCTGGTCCACTGTTCAGACCCAATCTGTACTTCAGCAGTTCAAACCACAGTAACTCAATGCTCTCCTCAGACTAATCAATGCAGTTACACATTCCAATATGAAGATGGAAGTGGGACATCAGGCTATTATGTGTCCGATACACTTTATTTTGATGCTATTTTGGGGGAGTCATTAGTCGTTAACTCTTCAGCTCTCATTGTCTTTGG GTGCAGTACCTTCCAGTCTGGGGACTTGACTATGACCGATAAAGCAGTTGATGGGATTTTTGGATTTGGCCAGGGGGAACTCTCTGTTATATCACAATTGTCAACCCACGGGATAACACCCAGAGTGTTCTCTCATTGCTTGAAAGGAGAGGGCATTGGAGGTGGTATACTGGTTCTTGGTGAGATTCTGGAGCCAGGCATGGTTTATAGTCCACTTGTCCCATCACA GCCTCATTATAATTTAAATCTACAAAGCATTGCTGTTAATGGGAAATTGTTGCCAATTGATCCATCAGTGTTTGCAACATCGAATAGCCAAGGAACAATTGTTGACTCTGGAACAACTTTGGCGTACCTTGTGGCAGAAGCTTATGATCCTTTTGTTAGTGCT GTGAATGTCATTGTCTCGCCATCTGTTACACCTATAATATCTAAAGGAAACCAATGTTATCTTGTCTCAACCAG TGTATCTCAGATGTTTCCCCTGGCCAGTTTTAACTTTGCTGGGGGTGCATCTATGGTGTTAAAACCTGAAGACTACCTTATACCTTTTGGTCCCAGT GGTGGTTCTGTGATGTGGTGCATTGGTTTTCAGAAAGTTCAAGGAGTAACTATCTTAGGAG ATCTTGTTCTGAAAGATAAGATTTTTGTATATGATTTAGTACGACAACGGATTGGTTGGGCTAACTATGACT GCTCCTTATCTGTAAATGTTTCTGTAACTTCTAGTAAGGACTTCATCAATGCAGGACAGCTGAGTGTGAGCAGCTCATCAAGGGACATCATGCTCTTTGAGCTGCTGCCTCTGACCGTTATGGTTCTCACAATGCACATATTATTGTTGGAGTTCAAATTTTTGTGA
- the LOC7468792 gene encoding uncharacterized protein LOC7468792, which translates to MADLKLSETRDLTRIERIGAHSHIRGLGLDSALEPRAVSEGMVGQTSARKAAGVILQMIKEGRIAGRAVLIAGQPGTGKTAIAMGMAKSLGLETPFAMISASEIFSLEMSKTEALMQSFRKAIGIRIKEETEVIEGEVVEIQIDRPAVAGAASKTGKLTMKTTEMEGVYDLGAKMIESLGKEKVQSGDVIAIDKPSGKVTKLGRSFTRSREYDAIGPQVRFVQCPDGELQKRKEIVHCVTLHEIDVINSRTQGFLALFTGDTGEIRAEVREQIDTKVAEWREEGKAEIVPGVLFIDEVHMLDIECFSFLNRALENEMAPILVVATNRGITNIRGTNYKSPHGIPIDLLDRLLIITTQPYTKDEIRKILDIRCQEEDVEMAEEAKALLTHIGVETSLRYAIHLITAAALACQKRKGKVVESEDITRVYNLFLDVKRSTQYLMEYQEQYMFNEAPIGDGDEDGTNAMLH; encoded by the exons atGGCAGACCTCAAACTCTCAGAAACTCGAGACCTAACAAGAATCGAGCGCATAGGCGCTCACTCCCACATCCGTGGTCtggggctggactcagccctcGAACCACGCGCCGTTTCTGAAGGAATGGTGGGACAGACCTCAGCCCGCAAAGCCGCCGGCGTCATCCTCCAAATGATAAAGGAAGGAAGAATCGCGGGTCGAGCCGTTCTTAtcgcgggtcaacccggaaccGGTAAAACCGCAATCGCCATGGGCATGGCAAAATCCCTAGGTCTTGAAACCCCATTTGCAATGATCTCCGCTAGCGAGATATTTTCTCTTGAAATGTCGAAAACCGAGGCTTTAATGCAGTCTTTTAGGAAAGCAATTGGGATTAGGATTAAAGAAGAAACTGAGGTGATTGAAGGTGAAGTTGTGGAGATTCAAATTGATAGACCAGCAGTGGCTGGTGCTGCTTCGAAAACAGGGAAATTGACGATGAAGACAACGGAGATGGAAGGGGTTTATGACTTGGGAGCAAAGATGATTGAGAGTTTGGGAAAGGAAAAAGTGCAGAGTGGAGATGTTATTGCTATTGATAAGCCTTCTGGGAAAGTTACCAAGCTTGGCAGGTCTTTTACACGGTCGAGGGAATATGATGCCATTGGGCCACAGGTTAGGTTTGTTCAGTGTCCTGATGGGGAGTTGCAGAAGAGGAAAGAGATTGTGCATTGTGTCACACTTCATGAAATTGATGTCATTAATAGCAG AACACAGGGATTTCTGGCTCTCTTCACTGGTGATACTGGTGAAATCCGTGCAGAAGTAAGGGAACAAATTGACACAAAGGTGGCAGAATGGAGAGAGGAAGGCAAAGCAGAGATTGTGCCAGGTGTTCTTTTCATTGACGAGGTGCACATGCTTGATATTGAATGCTTCTCTTTCCTGAATCGTGCTCTTGAGAATGAGATGGCTCCAATACTAGTTGTTGCCACCAATAGAGGGATTACTAATATACGAGgaacaaattataaatctcCACATGGGATTCCAATAGATCTCCTTGATCGCCTTCTTATCATTACTACTCAACCTTATACAAAGGATGAAATTCGCAAGATTCTGGACATCAGATGCCAAGAAGAAGATGTAGAGATGGCTGAAGAAGCAAAGGCTCTGTTGACTCATATTGGGGTTGAAACTTCCTTGAGATATGCTATCCATCTAATTACTGCCGCTGCGTTGGCATGCCAGAAACGAAAAGGAAAGGTTGTGGAGAGTGAGGACATTACTCGAGTCTACAATCTGTTTCTGGATGTGAAGAGATCAACGCAATACTTGATGGAGTATCAGGAGCAGTACATGTTTAATGAAGCACCCATAGGAGATGGTGACGAAGATGGCACCAATGCAATGcttcattga